The genomic region ACATGATCCGCCTCACCCAGAAGCCCGTTTTATACCCGTTGATTCTATAACAGTCGTAAATAGTCTTTGCCACGATACGATGCCTATTTCACACGCCACCCTCGCCTAATCCGGTGGCCTGACGTCCTTCACTGAAGGGGAGCGGTACCTGTCAGACTTGCCAGCGAAGGGCGATTCCCTCTCAATGTCGAGAATCTTGCGGGACAACACCTGTTCGATTTTGCCGGTGACATTGAGAAACTCAGCCGCTGCAAAGCGTAATCCTTTTCCTGAGCCTTCCTTATCTGCCTTCCGAATCCTGATGACTCTGGCCTGAATGGGATAGACGGCAGGCGCAATGCCAAGGCGCACTTCAACTACCTGATGCGGCTCAAGCACAGGGCTCTCGCTATAGCTGAACCTCATGCCGCCCAGCGAGATATCAATGAGAGTAACCTTTTCGCCGCAGACAAAGACATCCAGTCCGCTCCTGCTGCTAGGTCCTACCCGGTAGCACATTCTTATGTCGTACGGTTTCGGATTACTCCGCATGCGGACAACAACAGCCCGGGCGTACTCC from Syntrophorhabdales bacterium harbors:
- a CDS encoding PilZ domain-containing protein encodes the protein MKIIADADQRAQRINAKSSVIYSADADTLVLAQTEPSVKSTMLGKEIMVTFVAREGEKYSRYGFSAVVTELVDRYELSPEEYARAVVVRMRSNPKPYDIRMCYRVGPSSRSGLDVFVCGEKVTLIDISLGGMRFSYSESPVLEPHQVVEVRLGIAPAVYPIQARVIRIRKADKEGSGKGLRFAAAEFLNVTGKIEQVLSRKILDIERESPFAGKSDRYRSPSVKDVRPPD